Genomic window (Helianthus annuus cultivar XRQ/B chromosome 3, HanXRQr2.0-SUNRISE, whole genome shotgun sequence):
CCCGGATGACAAGTGAAAACATCTAAGCATTCTAGCTAGATTATGAAAATTCGTCTCGGATCATTCGCCCACAAATAGTGCATCATACGCGTAAAGTAAGTGAGAGATATTGGGACCCGCACCCAGTGTTTTTATACCTTCTATATTCCCCAAAGTTTTTGCCTTTTCCATGGCCACATAAAGAGCTTCGATTGCAATTATAAAAAAACATGGGAGAAAGTGGATCGCCTTGCCGAACGCACATTTGAATGTTGAATTCCAAAGTAGTATGAGCTTAATGATATTTTGTTGAtcttaaaaaaagttttttttttttgaagggccaacaaaaattttatttattcaacTAGCAAGAAGCTAGACACCAaatttacaatgaaattacaccaAAAACTGCCAAAACAGCCCACACCACCCTACATTACATAACTATGTTAAAGTTCCGCCATTCACTCCACGACCAAAGATGTGATCTCGTCCGACTCTTTATCCAATGATAGGCCATCGACTTTGATTCTTTCACAACCTTAGATATGCTAGGATTTGCCTGACTGAAAATTACCTTGTTTCTCATCCTCCAAACGCTCCAAATCACAACCTGGATAATAGCGCTAataaccttctttttctttttacttCCATACACAGTAACATGGGTGTCTAGTACATCTTTAAGGCTAAAAGCAACCATGGGGGGAATCCTACACCATTGCGCAATCACGAGCCAAATCGATTGAGTAAAATGACATGATACAAAAAGATGATCACTAGTATCTTCATACTCGCCACAAAGCGGGCACCTTGTGTCTCCATTGTCAATGTTTCTTGCTGCCAAAGCAGCTCTTGTAGGTAATCTTTCCGGAATCGCCCTCCAAGAGACCACCCCGACCTTTTTTGGTATATAATTGTTCCACAAGAACAAATAATCCGGGACGGACCTAGTGGAAGTCCCCGTTATACTTTTAATGCTCGCCACCGAGAAGACTTCTGAAGGGTCATGTTTCCAAATCCATACATCCGACCCCTCACTATAATTAAACTCGCTCTATAAGATCTAGCAACTCCGCCTCTTCATTTTCGGCCATAACCAGTCTACTCCAAACCCATGATAAGCTTACCCTATTAGCCCCCCAAGACACCCGATCTGAAACGTTGTATAATTTTTCTTTCTCTAGCGCTTACAAGAGATGAAAAGTAACTTAAAGAGGTTGGTTACCGATCCATGAACCAAGCCAGAAAGCTACCTTCGAACCAATACCCACTAGACACCAGATTGAATCCGGGAGATTGATTCCAACTTGATTTAGGTGTTCACGAATACCAACGATTTGCTTCCAAGGACCGGCCAATGAAACCTTAGCCGGTATCGGCGTCCAAGATCTATTATTATGATGAACCGCCCATATGACTCTTCTCCATAGAGCATCTTTATCCGTCTTGAATCTCCACCACCACTTTGATAACATTGCTTAGTTGGCGTCTCGAAGTGAACCGAAGCCTAATTCGCCATATTCAATTGGCGCGATAACCTTTTCCCACGCCATCCAACTCATATTTGAATTTTCATCCGAGCCACCCCAAAAGAATACCCTCTTAAGTCTTTCCAATATATCTAACACTTTTGTCGGAGCTTTATACAAAGAGAAAAAATATGTCGGTAACGAATTTAAAACCGATTTTAGTAAGGTAATTCTTCCACCATAGGAAAGGTGTTTTGCTTTCCAAAGCGACAACCGATTTTTGAACACGTCAATTACCGTTGTAAGTGTCAACGCTAAAAGTTGAAGgataaaaatatacaaaaataaaagAACAATAAAAAGAGACAAAAAAAATTGTAATATATTACTAGTGGGCAAACACTCACGCTCCGCTACGGATTCATTTCATGCAACATTTATATGGATACATATAAAAAAAGGAGCATGTCACAAGGTATgattttaaatttctaatctacaagcttttttgttaacttttttcAGTTTGTTTATTATCAAATACATATATTTTAATTGTAGATTTTTTTAATCAAACAGaatttttaaaaacaaatgttcacaatatattttataaaccTACGCATGATACTAAGAAAGTTCAAACCTACAatgtcaggtcaaatataatacatattcgtgcttatttttatatacgtTTTAAGTTGGTCTACGTTTGTACGTAAATTACAATTAGCGAGTTGTGTGAATAATGTTTTcattctattagctcttttgtttctttcttatttttttctggactttattatttttatttttctttatgtTTACTGTAGTTTTAGGTTTCTTTTTCGTTAAAGTTATATTTAAGATAATGTTTATGTTTTCATCTACAATTAATTTAAAATCTGTTAGTCAATCCCGCTAtaaaatttaaatttatttttatagtttttagtcgatgtaaaacatgtgtGATGTGTTAATATTCTTTTGTGCATATATCTTACGCTTACCATACCGTACCAAAATAGATTTGATTGAAACCACGCTGCATAGCGTGAATAATCTTACTAGCTTTAGACAAATTCAAAGCCCGATAAAATGGGTCTTATGCTTTTGTAGCCAACGCTTTTATTTCATTGAAGGATACCTTTTTTTTCTATAAAAAGTTATCGTAAGATGTTTGTAACTTTGATTGATAAAACTTTTTTGAAAtacctaattatttttttaacggtaaataaGCTACTCGTAATTAGTTTTTCTATAACTACATAATTTGTTACAACTACGTTTATAATGTACATATACAACTCTAAAAAATATGATGAAACactttcaaaacaaaaaaaaaaaaaaaaaaaaaaagaatacgaTTTGTATATAGGTTTTTTATGTACATATAAAATATTTATCTGAGATAACTTTTTATCTTATTATTATATTTTCACCTTTTAAggttaaaacaccaaaaaaaGTCCATAGGCAATTTTACCCCCACTTTTAAACTGTATGAAGGAAAGTCAAAATATAGAAAAGGACAGACATCGATAGAAAATAGACTCACAGTCTACACCCTTTCCAGCCATATGGATTCGTTTCAGACGCTTATGTGGCCCGTAAGAAAGATAAAAGAGGGAACAGAGAATGTGGATTCGTTTCAGACGCTTATATGGATTCGGGTCGGAGTAGAGAATGTGGATACAACCTTGGTGGCCATGCATACGGACACGGTGAAGATTCTCGAAGCGAAGGTAACGGTTTCTCTGGCTAAATATGACAAGAACCACAAAAAGTTTATTTATACATCTAAAATCGTTGGCGATAAAACAGGGAGGCCGAAGGAATCAATAGAAACGATTCCACAAAACAACAACGGTGCCTattccgggggggggggggggggggcggtcAGGGAAGGAATATCTTATGCAAGCCTGTTTCATAAGGATTATCAAGGTAATAACCTGGGTTCAAAGATGATCTCGATAAACAAGAAAGGTTCTAAGTATCCACTACATTGTATGGGTCGTTCAATCCATAGAGTCGTTAATGATCTCAGCACTCTCAACAATTTGAACCGTATCCTCAATAACGGTGGCCTGGAAAATTTTGGTTTATCATATGTCGGAGGTCTTAGCATTTTACACACACTTGGTGACCCTGGGATGGTCAAGGATATCATGACGAATCATGCGGACAGTTTGTCAAAAGTATTCAGCCGGTTCCACATATGGAAAGGCGAAGACCTGCCGATGGAACGAGTCGTGTCTCTCCGGATATCCGGTGTTCCGGTCCACCTCAGAGATAATTTGGTACATGACAAGATCGGGGGCCTATTTGGAAAGGTTGTTCAGGAATCTTCCTTTTCAGGGTTAAATCAGACAACTCGGAGTGCTTGGTATTGGTTCTGGTTCCCCTTGGAAAACGAATCGAGGAGACAGTGGTTCTGAATTGGGAGGAAAGAAGGTTTGTCATCTGGGTCACCGAGGATGTTGTTGCTTGGAAACCAGACCTGGACGGAGAAAAGCCATCGGAAGATGTTGATGATAATTCGACGGAAGTATCTGATGGTTGTTCGAATGACGGCAGAGATGAAGATGTTAATATCATGGTTGACGATATTGAGGATGGAGAAATTCGACCGCCAGAAATAATTCAGCCTGTGCGGGAAAAGGAGTATCGATCGTCAACGGAACCGCAGCCGGATCTGGTAACTATATCGCCGCCGGAAAACGAACGGTCGGACAATGAGAGGTCGCTGCATGAGGTGCATGGGGA
Coding sequences:
- the LOC118490545 gene encoding uncharacterized protein LOC118490545 codes for the protein MLSKWWWRFKTDKDALWRRVIWAVHHNNRSWTPIPAKVSLAGPWKQIVGIREHLNQVGINLPDSIWCLVGIGSKVGVVSWRAIPERLPTRAALAARNIDNGDTRCPLCGEYEDTSDHLFVSCHFTQSIWLVIAQWCRIPPMVAFSLKDVLDTHVTVYGSKKKKKVISAIIQVVIWSVWRMRNKLLAS